Proteins encoded in a region of the Saccharothrix ecbatanensis genome:
- a CDS encoding YcxB family protein, which produces MDISMWVAYDEQRLRRLIKFLLRRTMIRLRVLSAFFAALGIVLLIVASRPVLPIAVIVGAVVLATLVEPWAVRLSVRAQPSVVREGYQLTLDDNGIAMKSGVYDSRMAWSTLDRVEERPEAWYLMFGQAQALAVYKDQMTPQQREQFAGFIAQRQSDFRS; this is translated from the coding sequence GTGGACATTTCGATGTGGGTGGCCTACGACGAGCAGCGCCTGCGCCGCTTGATCAAGTTCCTGCTGCGGCGCACGATGATCCGGCTCCGCGTCCTGAGTGCGTTCTTCGCGGCCCTGGGGATCGTTCTGCTGATCGTGGCCTCCCGCCCCGTCCTGCCGATAGCCGTGATCGTCGGCGCCGTCGTCCTCGCGACGCTGGTCGAGCCGTGGGCGGTGCGGCTGTCGGTGCGCGCGCAGCCCTCCGTCGTGCGGGAGGGGTATCAGCTGACGCTGGACGACAACGGCATCGCGATGAAGTCAGGGGTGTACGACTCGCGGATGGCGTGGTCGACCCTCGACCGGGTCGAGGAACGGCCCGAGGCGTGGTACCTGATGTTCGGGCAGGCCCAGGCGTTGGCCGTGTACAAGGACCAGATGACTCCGCAGCAGCGGGAGCAGTTCGCGGGGTTCATCGCACAGCGGCAGTCCGACTTCAGGTCATAG
- a CDS encoding DUF4034 domain-containing protein, with protein MVLSLLKKPRTVLAVISLMREAKRRGVEFEDLPEELVAPRLWGKVDVTRWGLVPHADVVVAGPADADLDAACAAATEGLWEPAARLMSSTWGDWERRNDVVRALADLTVKDDSFIRRWHDADPSSGDLGALRAVSLVYAAWEVRGSARAAQTSKEQFEGFGRLLSGAQAVAHRAAEALPEDPTPWMALLMVARGLSYDHDRFGRVWDELVERAPHHRASHVQALQYWCRKWRGSHELMCDFAIRAASTSPALAALPLMAATEGVGDDPNVWHTPMVRDALETLLPRLAAEGAATKALRSDRGLAIVALMIHKRNDEAVDQFRVLGPHADGEPWSSSFDNPRLGFLQARIEACKGARKPS; from the coding sequence GTGGTCCTGTCCCTGTTGAAGAAGCCCAGAACGGTCCTCGCCGTCATCTCGCTCATGCGTGAGGCCAAGCGGCGGGGCGTCGAGTTCGAGGACCTGCCCGAGGAGTTGGTCGCACCACGCCTCTGGGGCAAGGTCGACGTGACCCGCTGGGGCCTGGTGCCCCACGCCGACGTGGTCGTGGCGGGACCGGCCGACGCCGACCTGGACGCCGCGTGCGCCGCCGCGACCGAGGGCCTGTGGGAGCCCGCCGCGCGACTGATGTCGTCCACGTGGGGCGATTGGGAACGTCGCAACGACGTGGTGCGGGCGCTGGCGGACCTCACGGTCAAGGACGACAGCTTCATCCGGCGTTGGCACGACGCCGATCCGTCCAGCGGTGATCTCGGAGCCCTGCGCGCGGTGTCGTTGGTGTACGCGGCGTGGGAGGTGCGCGGCTCGGCACGGGCGGCCCAGACCAGCAAGGAGCAGTTCGAGGGGTTCGGCCGCTTGTTGTCCGGAGCGCAGGCCGTGGCCCACCGGGCGGCCGAGGCGTTGCCGGAAGACCCCACGCCGTGGATGGCGCTGCTGATGGTGGCCCGCGGCCTGTCCTACGACCACGACCGGTTCGGCCGGGTGTGGGACGAACTGGTCGAGCGCGCTCCGCACCACCGCGCTTCGCACGTGCAGGCACTCCAGTACTGGTGCCGCAAGTGGCGCGGGTCGCACGAGCTGATGTGCGACTTCGCCATCCGCGCGGCCTCCACCTCCCCCGCCCTCGCCGCACTACCGCTCATGGCCGCCACCGAAGGGGTGGGCGACGACCCGAACGTGTGGCACACACCGATGGTGCGTGACGCCCTCGAAACCCTCCTGCCCCGCCTGGCCGCCGAAGGCGCCGCCACCAAGGCCCTGCGCTCCGACCGCGGCCTGGCGATCGTCGCCCTCATGATCCACAAGAGGAACGACGAGGCAGTCGACCAGTTCCGCGTGCTCGGTCCGCACGCCGACGGCGAACCGTGGTCCAGCTCGTTCGACAACCCCCGCCTCGGCTTCCTCCAAGCCCGGATCGAAGCCTGCAAGGGCGCCCGCAAACCTTCCTGA
- the yjfF gene encoding galactofuranose ABC transporter, permease protein YjfF has translation MAVSVPKRFLPVIATFVVFVATFGVGSVRYEGFASGQVMANLFIDNAFLIVLAVGMTFVILTGGIDLSVGSVVALSTMIAAAMLRAGWPAWLTVIVVLAVGSGLGLAMGWIIHRFGVQPFIVTLAGMFLARGLCFVISVESVSIKDPTFRDMATGSVELPGGVTITYGVVIALVAVIAAVYVLHLTRFGRTVYAVGGSESSARLMGLATTRVKIGVYVISGFCSALGGLLFSLYMLSGYSLHAVGMELDAIAAVVVGGSLLSGGVGFVIGSVVGVLVLGTIQTLISFEGTLSSWWTKIVIGGLLLAFIALQRIIVRRT, from the coding sequence TTGGCCGTGAGCGTGCCGAAGCGGTTCCTGCCGGTGATCGCCACGTTCGTGGTGTTCGTGGCGACGTTCGGTGTCGGCTCGGTGCGGTACGAGGGGTTCGCGTCCGGTCAGGTGATGGCGAACCTGTTCATCGACAACGCGTTCCTGATCGTGCTCGCGGTGGGGATGACGTTCGTGATCCTGACCGGTGGCATCGACCTGTCGGTGGGGTCGGTGGTGGCGTTGTCCACGATGATCGCGGCGGCGATGCTGCGGGCCGGGTGGCCCGCCTGGCTGACGGTGATCGTGGTGCTCGCGGTCGGGTCGGGGCTCGGGTTGGCGATGGGGTGGATCATCCACCGGTTCGGCGTGCAGCCGTTCATCGTGACGTTGGCGGGCATGTTCCTGGCTCGTGGGCTGTGCTTCGTGATCAGCGTGGAGTCGGTGTCGATCAAGGACCCGACGTTCCGCGACATGGCCACCGGGTCGGTCGAGCTGCCGGGTGGCGTGACGATCACGTACGGCGTGGTGATCGCGCTGGTGGCGGTGATCGCGGCGGTGTACGTGCTGCACCTGACGCGGTTCGGGCGCACGGTGTACGCGGTGGGCGGCAGCGAGTCGTCGGCTCGGCTGATGGGTCTGGCGACCACGCGGGTGAAGATCGGCGTGTACGTGATCAGCGGGTTCTGCTCGGCGTTGGGCGGGCTGCTGTTCAGCCTGTACATGCTGTCCGGGTACAGCCTGCACGCGGTGGGCATGGAACTGGACGCCATCGCCGCTGTGGTGGTCGGTGGCAGCCTGCTGTCCGGTGGGGTCGGGTTCGTGATCGGCTCTGTGGTGGGTGTGCTGGTGTTGGGCACGATCCAGACGCTGATCTCGTTCGAGGGCACGTTGTCGTCCTGGTGGACGAAGATCGTGATCGGTGGGTTGTTGCTGGCGTTCATCGCCTTGCAGCGGATCATCGTGCGGCGGACCTGA
- a CDS encoding ABC transporter permease codes for MKNRLLWPVLALVALLVLNVVVTPSFFSLRLQDGHLYGSLIDILRNGAPTLLIALGMTLVIATRGIDLSVGAVAAIAGAVTCTYIASGGDAWIGMGLALLLCAALGLWNGFLVSVLGIQPIIATLVLMTAGRGIAMLITEGQIVTVNDDSYRQVGAGFLVLPIAILISLAVLGLVALVTRKTALGLLIESVGVNPSASRLAGVKARTIIWTVYVFAAVCAAVAGLMISSNVSAADANNAGLWIEMDAILAVVIGGTSLAGGRYSLTGTLLGALIIQTLTTTVYSIGIPPEITLVFKAVVVIAVCLMQAPVRIRVRGVRGVRGKQGVPA; via the coding sequence GTGAAGAACCGACTGTTGTGGCCGGTGTTGGCGCTGGTCGCGTTGCTGGTGTTGAACGTGGTGGTGACGCCGTCGTTCTTCTCGTTGCGGTTGCAGGACGGGCACCTGTACGGGAGCTTGATCGACATCCTGCGCAACGGCGCTCCGACGTTGTTGATCGCGTTGGGCATGACGCTGGTGATCGCCACGCGCGGGATCGACCTGTCGGTCGGTGCGGTGGCGGCTATCGCGGGTGCCGTGACGTGCACGTACATCGCTTCTGGCGGTGATGCGTGGATCGGCATGGGTCTGGCGTTGCTGTTGTGCGCGGCGCTGGGGCTGTGGAACGGGTTCCTGGTGTCGGTGCTGGGCATCCAGCCGATCATCGCCACGCTGGTGCTGATGACGGCCGGCCGCGGTATCGCGATGCTGATCACCGAGGGCCAGATCGTCACCGTGAACGACGACTCCTACCGGCAGGTGGGCGCCGGGTTCCTGGTGCTGCCGATCGCGATCCTGATCAGCCTGGCGGTGCTGGGGCTGGTGGCGTTGGTGACGCGGAAGACGGCGTTGGGGCTGCTGATCGAGTCGGTCGGGGTCAATCCGTCGGCGTCGCGGCTGGCCGGTGTCAAGGCGCGCACGATCATCTGGACCGTGTACGTGTTCGCGGCTGTGTGCGCGGCGGTGGCGGGGCTGATGATCAGCTCGAACGTGAGCGCGGCGGACGCCAACAACGCCGGGTTGTGGATCGAGATGGACGCGATCCTGGCGGTTGTCATCGGTGGCACGTCGTTGGCGGGTGGCCGGTACTCGTTGACCGGGACGCTGCTCGGCGCGTTGATCATCCAGACGTTGACCACGACGGTCTACTCCATCGGCATCCCGCCCGAGATCACGTTGGTGTTCAAGGCGGTCGTGGTGATCGCGGTGTGCCTGATGCAGGCGCCGGTCCGGATTCGGGTTCGTGGTGTTCGTGGTGTTCGTGGGAAGCAAGGAGTGCCCGCGTGA
- a CDS encoding sugar ABC transporter ATP-binding protein, with protein MRGISVEFPGVKALQEVDFRLFPGEVHALMGENGAGKSTLIKALTGVHPLAAGEIRYAGESVSFGGPAQAQAAGISTVYQEVNLCANLTVAENILLGREPRKFGRIDGKAMRARSAELLERIGLHIDPGSVLESHPIAVQQLVAIARAVAVDARVLVLDEPTSSLDVDEVAELFRIIRVLRDEGVAVLFVSHFLEQVYEISDRMTVLRNGRLVGEYATAKLSRIELVSAMLGREMGVLEEIERRSGTPGQAFLVAEGLGRKGSVAPFDLEIRSGEVVGMAGLLGSGRTEVARLLFGADKADSGRVLVDGKAVRLTGPRAAIGVGLAFSSEDRKGEGIVADLSVRDNLILALQAARGWARPVPRKLADELVAKYIELLDIRPADPDRAVGNLSGGNQQKVLLARWLVTEPKLLILDEPTRGIDVGAKAQIQKVVADLAAEGMAVLFISAELEEVVRVSDRVVVMRDRQKVAELDGDVGVDDVMALIAGGVDHGVDRGVEKAVVS; from the coding sequence ATGCGGGGTATCTCGGTGGAGTTCCCCGGAGTGAAAGCCTTGCAAGAGGTGGATTTCCGGCTGTTCCCCGGCGAGGTCCACGCGTTGATGGGCGAGAATGGAGCGGGCAAGTCCACGCTCATCAAGGCGCTGACCGGGGTGCACCCGCTCGCTGCGGGCGAGATCCGCTACGCGGGCGAGTCCGTGTCGTTCGGTGGGCCGGCGCAGGCGCAGGCCGCCGGGATCAGCACGGTGTACCAAGAGGTCAACCTGTGCGCGAACCTGACCGTGGCGGAGAACATCCTGCTCGGGCGTGAGCCGCGCAAGTTCGGCCGTATCGACGGCAAGGCGATGCGCGCGCGTTCCGCCGAGCTGTTGGAGCGCATCGGCCTGCACATCGATCCGGGCTCCGTGCTGGAGAGCCACCCGATCGCGGTGCAGCAGCTGGTCGCGATCGCGCGGGCGGTCGCGGTGGACGCGCGGGTGCTGGTGTTGGACGAGCCGACGTCGAGTCTGGACGTGGACGAGGTCGCGGAGCTGTTCCGGATCATCCGGGTGCTGCGGGACGAGGGTGTCGCGGTGCTGTTCGTCTCGCACTTCCTGGAGCAGGTGTACGAGATCTCGGACCGGATGACGGTGTTGCGCAACGGCCGGTTGGTCGGCGAGTACGCCACGGCGAAGCTGAGCCGGATCGAGCTCGTGTCGGCGATGCTGGGCCGTGAGATGGGCGTGTTGGAGGAGATCGAGCGCCGTTCGGGCACGCCGGGTCAGGCTTTCCTGGTGGCCGAGGGGTTGGGGCGCAAGGGTTCGGTCGCGCCGTTCGACCTGGAGATCCGGTCCGGCGAGGTGGTCGGGATGGCCGGGTTGCTGGGTTCGGGTCGCACGGAGGTGGCGCGGCTGCTGTTCGGCGCGGACAAGGCCGATTCCGGTCGGGTGCTGGTGGATGGCAAGGCGGTGCGGTTGACCGGGCCGAGGGCGGCGATCGGGGTCGGTCTCGCGTTCTCGTCGGAGGACCGCAAGGGCGAGGGCATCGTGGCCGACCTGAGTGTGCGGGACAACCTGATCCTGGCGTTGCAGGCGGCGCGCGGGTGGGCGCGGCCGGTGCCGCGGAAGCTTGCCGACGAGTTGGTGGCGAAGTACATCGAGTTGTTGGACATCCGGCCTGCCGATCCGGACCGGGCGGTCGGGAACCTGTCGGGCGGCAACCAGCAGAAGGTGCTGTTGGCGCGGTGGTTGGTGACCGAGCCGAAGCTGTTGATCCTGGACGAGCCGACGCGCGGTATCGACGTGGGCGCGAAGGCGCAGATCCAGAAGGTCGTCGCGGATCTGGCGGCGGAGGGCATGGCAGTGCTGTTCATCTCCGCCGAACTGGAGGAGGTGGTGCGCGTGTCCGACCGCGTGGTGGTGATGCGCGACCGGCAGAAGGTGGCCGAGTTGGACGGTGACGTGGGCGTGGACGACGTGATGGCGCTCATCGCGGGCGGCGTCGACCACGGCGTCGACCGCGGTGTGGAGAAGGCGGTGGTGTCGTGA
- a CDS encoding ABC transporter substrate-binding protein, with protein MLKKITTAAVAVMLAALTACGSGGSGDAGSTGAKDDGKITMGFAQVGAESGWRTANTKSVQESAGKAGVDLKFSDAQQKQENQIKAIRSYIQQKVDVIAFSPVVETGWDAVLLEAKRANIPVILTDRAVDVDDTSLYKTFLGSDFVLEGKKAGEWLKENAAGAKNVVELQGTTGAAPAIDRKKGFEDAIAGTDLKIVATQTGDFTRSGGKQVMEAFLKSVPQIDVVYAHNDDMGLGAIEAIKAAGKVPGKDIKIITVDAVKDGMTALAAGEINFIVECNPLLGDQLMELAKKVVAGEEVPPRVVTEETSFTSEQAKAALPDRKY; from the coding sequence GTGCTGAAGAAGATCACGACCGCCGCTGTCGCGGTCATGTTGGCCGCGTTGACCGCGTGTGGTTCCGGTGGGTCCGGGGACGCGGGGTCGACCGGCGCCAAGGATGACGGCAAGATCACGATGGGCTTCGCTCAGGTGGGCGCCGAGAGCGGCTGGCGCACCGCGAACACCAAGTCGGTCCAGGAGTCGGCCGGGAAGGCCGGGGTCGACCTGAAGTTCTCCGACGCGCAGCAGAAGCAGGAGAACCAGATCAAGGCGATCCGGTCCTACATCCAGCAGAAGGTGGACGTCATCGCCTTCAGCCCGGTGGTGGAGACCGGTTGGGACGCCGTGCTGCTGGAAGCCAAGCGCGCGAACATCCCGGTGATCTTGACCGACCGCGCGGTGGACGTGGACGACACGTCGCTGTACAAGACGTTCCTCGGCTCGGACTTCGTGCTGGAAGGCAAGAAGGCCGGTGAATGGCTGAAGGAGAACGCGGCGGGCGCGAAGAACGTCGTCGAGCTTCAGGGCACGACGGGCGCGGCGCCTGCGATCGACCGCAAGAAGGGCTTCGAGGACGCCATCGCGGGCACGGACCTGAAGATCGTGGCGACGCAGACCGGTGACTTCACTCGGTCGGGTGGCAAGCAGGTCATGGAGGCGTTCCTGAAGTCGGTGCCGCAGATCGATGTGGTCTACGCGCACAACGACGACATGGGTCTGGGCGCGATCGAGGCGATCAAGGCCGCGGGCAAGGTGCCCGGCAAGGACATCAAGATCATCACCGTGGACGCGGTGAAGGACGGCATGACCGCGCTGGCCGCCGGTGAGATCAACTTCATCGTCGAGTGCAACCCGCTGCTGGGTGACCAGCTGATGGAGCTGGCGAAGAAGGTCGTGGCGGGTGAGGAAGTGCCGCCGCGCGTGGTGACCGAGGAGACCTCGTTCACCTCGGAGCAGGCCAAGGCCGCGCTCCCCGACCGCAAGTACTGA
- a CDS encoding AbfB domain-containing protein gives MRSLVASTAAVLALAAGLVAVPVATPIASAAIVSKTPPLSTPWTDQVSTTNPLPEYPRPQMTRSDWQSLNGEWEFLNPATDDAGNVDRNASPPLGQTLPERVLVPYPIESALSGIMRNDNRDLMFYRRTFTVPQSWSGRRVQLHFGAVDYEATVWVNGTQVTTHRGGYDRFEVDVTAQLNGGTNEIVVRVYDPTDGRGEKQPVGKQVNNPSGIFYTPSSGIWQTVWLEPTPTSSVYSVDIRPNLADNTARVRVFTRGDVKDHTVLAEAMTGTTVVGGATGGFTEFSVPVPNARRWSPDDPHLYNLRVSLRNASGNTVDQVVNYFGMREVGKKVIDGVLRPTLNGEFVFHVGTLDQGFWPDGLYTAPTDAALAFDLQKHKDLGFNMVRKHIKVEPARWYYHADRLGLLVWQDVPSTPAFDDNRTQAQIAQFETEAREIVDEHRFSPSVVAYVPFNEGWGEWNLADTKTLTTALENYDPTRLMNAHSGYNCCASKGDPGTGDMIDWHIYTGPDAPRPSDTRFSVLGEFGGVGLRTPDHEYSPNGKFFAYEQVHSNAQLNDRYTGMVRDVKHLMTTKGVSAYVYTEITDLEGEYNGLLTYDRRVQKVDTNQLRAAHTDLINTSRNLNSPVKLTPGHVRSLGVTTSGYTDRYLRHSDSNARTDVLNTGSSDGARQDASYKTVTGLSDPRCYSFESVNSPGKFLRHAKSRVRIDSDNGSSFRADATWCAKPGLAAGGTSFESANFPGMYLRHYADNVYLARSGGTNAWDTATGFAADATWNTGSPALWRSSVLLPTDVRQSLRVTTWGHTDRYLRHSNSLAYTEIVNANSGATLKADATYTVRRGLADSSCYSFESVNFPGQYLRHADSRVRNSSNDDTAGFRADATFCARPGIGGTGVTFESINTPGSYLRHYASQVYIASGNDSGFNRPQTLTADSSWNVAAPWAP, from the coding sequence ATGCGCAGCCTCGTCGCCTCGACGGCGGCCGTGCTGGCACTGGCCGCCGGCCTCGTCGCCGTGCCCGTCGCCACACCGATCGCGTCCGCCGCCATCGTGTCCAAGACACCGCCGCTGTCCACGCCGTGGACCGACCAGGTGTCCACGACCAACCCCCTGCCCGAGTACCCGCGTCCGCAGATGACCCGCTCGGACTGGCAGTCGCTCAACGGCGAGTGGGAGTTCCTCAACCCCGCGACCGACGACGCGGGCAACGTCGACCGCAACGCCTCGCCGCCGCTCGGGCAGACGCTGCCCGAACGCGTGCTGGTGCCCTACCCGATCGAGTCGGCGCTGTCGGGCATCATGCGCAACGACAACCGCGACCTGATGTTCTACCGGCGCACGTTCACCGTGCCGCAGTCCTGGTCCGGCCGGCGTGTGCAGTTGCACTTCGGCGCGGTGGACTACGAGGCCACGGTGTGGGTGAACGGCACGCAGGTCACCACGCACCGGGGCGGCTACGACCGGTTCGAGGTCGACGTCACCGCGCAGCTCAACGGCGGCACGAACGAGATCGTCGTGCGCGTCTACGACCCGACCGACGGCCGCGGCGAGAAGCAGCCGGTCGGCAAGCAGGTGAACAACCCCAGCGGCATCTTCTACACCCCGTCGTCGGGGATCTGGCAGACGGTGTGGCTGGAACCGACCCCGACGTCGTCGGTGTACTCGGTCGACATCCGCCCCAACCTGGCCGACAACACCGCCCGGGTCCGGGTCTTCACCCGCGGGGACGTCAAGGACCACACCGTGCTGGCCGAGGCGATGACCGGCACGACCGTCGTGGGCGGCGCCACCGGCGGGTTCACCGAGTTCTCCGTCCCGGTACCCAACGCCCGCCGCTGGTCACCCGACGACCCCCACCTCTACAACCTGCGCGTCTCGCTGCGCAACGCCTCCGGCAACACCGTCGACCAGGTCGTGAACTACTTCGGCATGCGCGAGGTCGGCAAGAAAGTGATCGACGGCGTCCTGCGACCCACCCTCAACGGCGAGTTCGTGTTCCACGTCGGCACCCTGGACCAGGGCTTCTGGCCCGACGGCCTCTACACCGCGCCCACCGACGCGGCCCTGGCCTTCGACCTGCAGAAGCACAAGGACCTGGGCTTCAACATGGTCCGCAAGCACATCAAGGTCGAACCCGCCCGCTGGTACTACCACGCCGACCGGCTCGGCCTGCTGGTGTGGCAGGACGTCCCGTCCACACCCGCGTTCGACGACAACCGCACCCAGGCGCAGATCGCCCAGTTCGAGACCGAGGCCCGCGAGATCGTCGACGAGCACCGCTTCTCCCCCTCCGTGGTGGCCTACGTGCCGTTCAACGAGGGCTGGGGCGAATGGAACCTCGCCGACACCAAGACCCTCACCACCGCCCTCGAGAACTACGACCCGACCCGGCTGATGAACGCGCACAGCGGCTACAACTGCTGCGCCTCCAAGGGCGACCCCGGCACCGGCGACATGATCGACTGGCACATCTACACCGGACCCGACGCACCACGCCCCTCGGACACCCGCTTCTCCGTGCTCGGCGAGTTCGGCGGCGTCGGCCTGCGCACCCCCGACCACGAGTACAGCCCCAACGGCAAGTTCTTCGCCTACGAACAGGTCCACAGCAACGCCCAGCTCAACGACCGCTACACCGGCATGGTCCGCGACGTGAAACACCTGATGACCACCAAGGGCGTCTCCGCCTACGTCTACACCGAGATCACCGACCTCGAAGGCGAGTACAACGGCCTGCTCACCTACGACCGCCGCGTACAGAAAGTCGACACCAACCAACTACGCGCCGCACACACCGACCTCATCAACACCTCACGCAACCTCAACTCACCCGTAAAGCTGACCCCCGGCCACGTCCGCTCGCTCGGCGTGACCACATCCGGCTACACCGACCGCTACCTGCGGCACTCCGACTCCAACGCCCGTACCGACGTGCTGAACACGGGCAGCTCCGACGGAGCCCGCCAGGACGCGTCCTACAAGACCGTGACGGGTCTGTCCGATCCGCGCTGCTACTCGTTCGAGTCGGTCAACTCGCCCGGCAAGTTCTTGCGGCACGCGAAGAGCCGGGTGCGCATCGACAGTGACAACGGCAGCTCGTTCCGCGCCGACGCCACCTGGTGCGCCAAGCCGGGTCTGGCGGCAGGCGGAACGTCGTTCGAGTCGGCGAACTTCCCCGGCATGTACTTGCGGCACTACGCCGACAACGTGTACCTGGCCCGCAGCGGTGGCACGAACGCCTGGGACACCGCGACCGGCTTCGCCGCCGACGCCACCTGGAACACCGGCAGCCCGGCGCTGTGGCGCAGCTCGGTGCTGCTCCCCACGGACGTGCGCCAGTCCCTGCGGGTGACCACGTGGGGTCACACCGACCGCTACCTGCGGCACTCCAACAGCCTCGCCTACACCGAGATCGTCAACGCCAACAGCGGCGCCACCCTCAAGGCCGACGCCACCTACACCGTCCGACGCGGCCTGGCCGACTCCTCCTGCTACTCGTTCGAGTCGGTCAACTTCCCCGGCCAGTACCTCCGCCACGCCGACAGCCGGGTACGCAACTCATCCAACGACGACACGGCCGGGTTCCGCGCCGACGCCACCTTCTGCGCCCGACCGGGCATCGGCGGCACCGGCGTGACGTTCGAATCCATCAACACCCCCGGCTCCTACCTCCGCCACTACGCCTCACAGGTGTACATCGCCTCCGGTAACGACTCGGGCTTCAACCGACCGCAGACCCTGACCGCCGACAGCAGCTGGAACGTCGCCGCGCCCTGGGCGCCCTAA
- a CDS encoding NAD(P)-dependent alcohol dehydrogenase, translated as MMTSARAYTATSARDPLVPGVVERRAVGPKDVLIEIAWAGICHSDIHTVRGDWGRVSYPLTVGHEIAGTVVGVGSEVTAHVVGDRVGVGCMVDSCRECPNCLSGNEQYCLRGFTDTYNGVDRDGRVTQGGYSSHIVVDEHFVLRVPDAIPFVTAAPLLCAGITTYSPLRHWKAGPGKKVAVVGLGGLGHMAVKLAHAMGAEVTVLSQSPRKREDGLRFGADHYHATSDPATFKRLANTFDLIVNTVSAPINLDGYLRLLALDGTIVNVGAPPEPVPVTLFTLFANRRSFAGSTIGGIAETQEMLDFCAEHGIAPEVEVIRADEINVAWQRVLDSDVRYRFVIDITTLAD; from the coding sequence TTGATGACTTCCGCGCGTGCGTACACCGCGACTTCAGCCAGGGACCCGCTCGTACCCGGTGTGGTCGAACGGCGTGCTGTGGGCCCGAAGGACGTGCTCATCGAGATTGCCTGGGCTGGGATCTGTCATTCCGACATCCACACCGTTCGGGGTGACTGGGGCCGGGTGTCGTACCCGCTCACCGTCGGGCACGAGATAGCCGGGACCGTTGTCGGGGTCGGGTCGGAGGTCACCGCGCACGTGGTCGGCGATCGGGTCGGGGTGGGCTGCATGGTGGACTCCTGCCGCGAGTGCCCGAACTGCCTGTCGGGCAACGAGCAGTACTGCCTGCGGGGGTTCACCGACACCTACAACGGTGTGGACCGGGACGGCCGTGTCACCCAGGGCGGCTACTCGTCCCACATCGTCGTCGACGAACACTTCGTGCTGCGCGTCCCGGACGCCATCCCGTTCGTGACGGCCGCCCCGCTGCTGTGTGCGGGCATCACGACGTACTCGCCGCTGCGGCACTGGAAAGCCGGGCCCGGCAAGAAGGTCGCCGTCGTCGGCTTGGGAGGGCTCGGCCACATGGCGGTCAAGCTGGCCCACGCGATGGGGGCCGAGGTGACCGTGCTGTCGCAGAGCCCGCGCAAGCGCGAGGACGGGCTGCGGTTCGGCGCCGACCACTACCACGCGACCAGCGACCCGGCGACCTTCAAGCGGTTGGCGAACACCTTCGACTTGATCGTCAACACGGTCAGCGCCCCGATCAACCTCGACGGCTACTTGAGGCTGCTCGCCCTCGACGGCACGATCGTGAACGTGGGCGCGCCACCAGAGCCGGTCCCGGTGACCCTGTTCACGCTCTTCGCGAACCGCCGCTCGTTCGCCGGATCGACGATCGGCGGTATCGCCGAGACCCAGGAGATGCTCGACTTCTGCGCCGAGCACGGCATCGCCCCCGAGGTCGAGGTCATTCGCGCCGATGAGATCAACGTTGCGTGGCAACGCGTCCTCGACTCCGACGTCCGGTACCGGTTCGTCATCGACATCACCACCCTCGCCGACTGA
- a CDS encoding LysR family transcriptional regulator, producing MNWVDLRTFRLVAEERSFTKASKRLHVSVSAVSQRIRRLERSLRNKLLDRTTTTVALTESGKAVLEAITVIDRIWETTQREVAQPSDRRRDDLRRPLRVGFCRTNPATVWDRITALEPLLQWEPRHYRSTTLGLDDLRRGEVDFLVWQTWYGVTTRLELDLTGLHSQDIAHDSVWAYLGEHHPLAKRAVLDIADLRDFDLIAPVEDLYDLVVRIFAEQSVTLRFVHHVDSTELIDDLLRMTTAIDIAPPSRTPVPGVVRIPLKSAPSTRHALTWRDHPVANQLGPDLHELLRKNYVAQAVQRNPRHLERMMAVS from the coding sequence GTGAATTGGGTTGATCTGCGCACATTTCGGCTGGTCGCCGAAGAAAGGTCTTTCACCAAGGCGTCAAAGCGCCTTCACGTCTCCGTGTCGGCGGTTTCCCAGCGGATCCGGAGGTTGGAGCGCTCGCTCCGCAACAAGCTGCTCGACCGCACGACGACCACCGTGGCCCTGACCGAATCGGGAAAGGCGGTGTTGGAGGCGATCACGGTCATCGACCGGATCTGGGAGACCACGCAGCGGGAGGTCGCCCAGCCGAGCGACCGGCGGCGCGACGACCTCCGCAGACCGCTGCGGGTGGGGTTCTGCCGGACGAACCCGGCGACGGTGTGGGACCGGATCACGGCGCTGGAACCGTTGCTGCAGTGGGAACCCCGGCACTACCGGTCCACCACGCTGGGGCTGGACGACCTGCGTCGGGGTGAGGTCGACTTCCTGGTCTGGCAGACCTGGTACGGGGTGACGACCCGGCTGGAGCTGGACCTGACCGGCCTGCACAGCCAGGACATCGCGCACGACTCGGTGTGGGCCTACCTCGGCGAGCACCACCCGCTGGCCAAGCGCGCCGTCCTCGACATCGCCGACCTGCGGGACTTCGACCTCATCGCGCCCGTCGAGGACCTGTACGACCTGGTCGTGCGGATCTTCGCCGAGCAGTCGGTGACGTTGCGGTTCGTGCACCACGTCGACTCGACGGAACTGATCGACGACCTGCTGCGGATGACGACGGCGATCGACATCGCCCCGCCGTCGCGGACGCCCGTGCCGGGGGTCGTGCGCATCCCGCTCAAGTCGGCGCCGAGCACCAGGCACGCGTTGACCTGGCGCGACCACCCCGTCGCCAACCAGCTCGGGCCCGACCTGCACGAGTTGCTGCGCAAGAACTACGTCGCGCAGGCCGTGCAGCGGAACCCGCGGCACCTCGAACGGATGATGGCCGTCTCCTAG